A portion of the Bernardetia sp. genome contains these proteins:
- a CDS encoding carbamoyltransferase — protein MNILGISAFYHDSAAALLQNGKIIAAAQEERFTRIKHDPSFPTNAIKYCLEESGLTLDKLDAVVFYDKPLLKFERLLETYYAFSPKGLVSFLTAIPVWLKEKMFLKRMIYQELKEIEDYNKKSFKLLFPEHHLSHAASAFYSSNYEDAAILTIDGVGEWATVSICHGTGKDIKILKELQFPHSLGLLYSAFTYYTGFKVNSGEYKLMGLAPYGNPDDEQTKEFVRKIKETLCHIYPDGSIWLDQSYFNYATGLRMIKEDKWEKLFGVPTRKSESPIDQVHCDLALAIQQVTEEVVILMAKEAQQLTGSKNLCMAGGVALNCVANGKLEKANIFENIFIQPAAGDAGGALGAAQAAYHIYFGQEREITDALDQMQGSYLGPQFSELDIQKMGKKYNAVSEKYASFEDLAQKTASLLADGNVIGWFQGRMEFGPRALGGRSILGDARNPEMQKKLNLKIKYREGFRPFAPSVLAEKVEEYFEQKSPSPYMLLVQPVKESRQNKLPENYNSLPLMEKLYFLRSDLPSITHIDYSARIQTVHKETNPRYWKLISAFEEQTGYGLVVNTSFNVRGEPIVCTPEDAYKCLMRTEMDYLVIGDFIFDKKLQPEWAEKDDWRTEFALD, from the coding sequence ATGAACATTCTCGGTATTTCAGCATTTTATCACGATTCGGCAGCAGCATTACTTCAAAATGGAAAAATCATTGCAGCAGCTCAAGAAGAACGCTTTACAAGAATAAAGCATGATCCGAGTTTTCCAACAAATGCCATCAAATATTGCCTAGAAGAATCTGGTCTAACTTTAGATAAACTAGATGCAGTTGTTTTTTATGACAAGCCTCTTTTAAAATTTGAACGCCTTTTAGAAACTTATTACGCTTTTTCTCCCAAAGGTTTAGTTTCTTTCTTAACAGCTATTCCTGTTTGGCTCAAAGAAAAAATGTTCTTGAAAAGAATGATTTATCAAGAGCTAAAAGAAATAGAAGACTACAACAAAAAAAGTTTTAAACTACTTTTTCCAGAACATCATTTATCACACGCTGCAAGTGCTTTTTATTCTTCTAATTATGAAGATGCAGCTATCCTAACGATTGATGGGGTAGGTGAATGGGCGACTGTTTCGATTTGTCATGGAACAGGAAAAGATATAAAAATATTAAAAGAGCTTCAATTTCCTCACTCTTTGGGGCTTTTATATTCTGCTTTTACTTACTACACAGGTTTTAAAGTCAATTCGGGGGAATATAAATTGATGGGACTTGCCCCCTATGGCAATCCAGATGATGAACAGACCAAAGAATTTGTAAGAAAAATCAAAGAAACACTCTGCCATATTTATCCAGATGGTTCAATTTGGCTAGACCAGTCGTATTTCAACTATGCGACAGGGTTGCGAATGATTAAGGAAGACAAATGGGAAAAGCTATTTGGTGTTCCTACACGCAAATCTGAATCACCGATTGACCAAGTGCATTGTGATTTAGCTTTAGCTATTCAGCAGGTAACCGAAGAAGTGGTTATTTTGATGGCAAAAGAAGCACAACAGCTTACAGGGTCAAAAAATCTTTGTATGGCAGGTGGTGTAGCTCTAAATTGTGTAGCTAATGGAAAACTAGAGAAAGCAAATATTTTTGAAAATATCTTCATTCAACCAGCAGCAGGCGATGCAGGAGGAGCTTTAGGAGCAGCGCAGGCAGCATATCACATTTATTTTGGGCAAGAAAGAGAAATTACAGATGCCTTAGACCAAATGCAAGGGAGCTATCTTGGTCCTCAATTTTCTGAGCTAGACATTCAGAAAATGGGTAAAAAATACAATGCCGTCTCTGAAAAGTATGCTAGTTTTGAGGATTTGGCACAGAAAACAGCTTCACTTTTAGCAGATGGAAATGTAATTGGTTGGTTTCAAGGCAGAATGGAATTTGGACCTCGTGCATTAGGAGGAAGAAGTATTTTGGGAGACGCACGTAATCCAGAAATGCAGAAAAAACTCAATCTAAAAATAAAATATAGAGAAGGTTTCAGACCTTTTGCGCCTTCGGTATTAGCTGAAAAAGTAGAAGAATACTTTGAGCAAAAATCGCCTTCTCCGTATATGCTTTTAGTACAGCCTGTCAAAGAATCTCGCCAAAACAAGCTGCCAGAAAATTACAATTCGCTACCTCTGATGGAAAAATTGTATTTCCTAAGAAGTGATTTGCCTTCTATTACGCATATTGATTACTCAGCTCGTATTCAAACGGTTCATAAAGAAACTAATCCAAGATATTGGAAACTAATTTCTGCTTTTGAAGAGCAAACAGGTTATGGCTTGGTTGTCAATACAAGTTTTAATGTACGTGGAGAGCCTATTGTTTGTACTCCAGAAGATGCTTATAAATGTCTGATGCGTACAGAAATGGACTATTTAGTGATAGGAGATTTTATTTTTGATAAAAAACTTCAACCAGAGTGGGCTGAAAAAGACGACTGGCGTACAGAATTTGCATTAGATTAA
- a CDS encoding DUF5989 family protein: MDFLKDLWAFLMQRKKFWLAPMIIILMLLGVLIVIGGGSAIAPFIYTLF, translated from the coding sequence ATGGATTTTTTAAAAGACTTGTGGGCATTTTTAATGCAGCGTAAAAAATTTTGGCTTGCTCCAATGATTATTATTCTGATGCTTTTGGGTGTCTTGATTGTAATTGGTGGTGGTTCGGCTATTGCTCCTTTTATTTACACTTTATTTTAG